One segment of Scleropages formosus chromosome 23, fSclFor1.1, whole genome shotgun sequence DNA contains the following:
- the kcng2 gene encoding potassium voltage-gated channel subfamily G member 2 gives MYQEVAFLAGSTERQFTTFHLNPLENIHEITTNKGVFYKRARLLKQKEDLFHLPHMGDGYSSAAIINVGGIKYRIPWTTLEEFPLTRLGKLKSCHNHEEIMDICDDYDISCNEFFFDRNPSAFRTIVTFLAAGKLRLLREMCALSFQEELLYWGVEEANLDWCCLRKLRLRQEEQREAQRQDGGLVSPPSEEPPPGPFPDEGRMAGCMRRLRDMVENPHSGLPGKIFACLSVIFVAITAVTLCISTMPDLRAEEERGECSQRCYNIFVLETVCVAWFSLEFLLRFIQTQSKCLFLRTPLNIIDVVAILPYYITLIVDSLSAGERPAGSGNNYLEKVGLVLRVLRALRIFYVMRLARHSLGLQTLGLTVRRCTREFGLLLLFLCVAMALFSPLVFLAESEMGAKQEFTSIPGSYWWAVISMTTVGYGDMVPRSIPGQVVALSSILSGILLMAFPVTSIFHTFSRSYLELKEEQSRASRQKPDSQDSTKSQNSEDSQETDSSFPAIIEAVSHRKSIAMATQRAMESRKSLKTESRTYSEDLH, from the exons ATGTATCAGGAGGTGGCCTTTCTCGCTGGCAGCACAGAGCGCCAGTTCACCACCTTCCACCTGAACCCTCTGGAGAACATCCATGAGATCACCACAAACAAAGGAGTCTTCTATAAGAGAGCCAGGCTCCTAAAGCAGAAAGAGGACCTGTTTCATCTGCCCCACATGGGAGATGGCTACAGCAGTGCTGCCATCATCAATGTGGGGGGCATCAAATACCGCATCCCGTGGACCACACTGGAAGAGTTCCCACTTACCCGTCTGGGCAAACTAAAGAGTTGCCACAATCACGAGGAGATCATGGACATCTGCGATGATTATGATATCAGCTGCAACGAGTTCTTCTTCGACCGCAACCCCAGTGCCTTCCGCACCATTGTGACTTTCCTGGCTGCAGGCAAGCTGCGTCTGCTGCGTGAGATGTGCGCGCTGTCTTTCCAGGAGGAGCTGCTCTATTGGGGTGTGGAGGAGGCTAACCTGGACTGGTGCTGTTTGCGCAAACTGCGCCTACGGCAAGAGGAGCAGCGTGAGGCTCAGCGGCAGGATGGTGGCCTGGTCTCTCCACCCAGTGAAGAGCCTCCTCCCGGTCCCTTCCCTGATGAGGGTCGCATGGCAGGCTGCATGCGCAGGCTGAGGGACATGGTGGAGAACCCGCATTCTGGCCTCCCTGGAAAAATCTTTGCTTGCCTGTCTGTCATCTTCGTGGCCATCACAGCTGTTACACTCTGCATCAGCACCATGCCAGACTTGCGGGCTGAGGAAGAGAGA GGCGAGTGTTCCCAGAGGTGCTACAACATCTTTGTGCTGGAGACGGTTTGTGTCGCCTGGTTCTCCCTGGAGTTCCTGCTGCGCTTCATCCAGACACAGAGCAAGTGCCTCTTCCTGCGCACACCCCTCAACATCATCGACGTGGTGGCCATCTTGCCCTACTACATCACGCTCATTGTGGACTCCCTGTCAGCCGGCGAGAGGCCCGCTGGCTCAGGCAACAACTACTTAGAGAAGGTGGGCCTGGTGCTCCGGGTTCTGCGAGCGCTGCGAATCTTTTACGTGATGAGGTTAGCACGCCACTCTCTGGGCCTTCAGACACTGGGGCTGACAGTGCGCCGCTGCACCCGCGAGTTTGGccttctgctgctcttcctgtgcGTGGCCATGGCTCTCTTCTCCCCACTCGTCTTCCTGGCCGAGAGCGAGATGGGCGCCAAGCAGGAGTTCACCAGCATCCCCGGGAGTTACTGGTGGGCCGTCATCTCCATGACGACAGTGGGCTATGGCGACATGGTGCCTCGTAGCATCCCTGGCCAGGTGGTAGCACTCAGCAGTATCCTGAGCGGGATCCTCCTCATGGCCTTCCCTGTTACCTCCATCTTCCACACATTCTCACGCTCTTACCTGGAGCTAAAAGAGGAGCAGAGCCGGGCGTCCCGGCAGAAGCCCGACTCGCAGGACAGCACCAAGTCGCAGAACAGCGAAGACTCACAGGAGACGGACAGCTCCTTCCCCGCCATCATTGAGGCCGTTTCACACAGAAAGtccattgccatggcaacacagaGGGCAATGGAGAGCAGGAAGTCATTAAAGACCGAATCAAGGACCTACTCAGAAGACCTCCACTGA